In Hermetia illucens chromosome 5, iHerIll2.2.curated.20191125, whole genome shotgun sequence, a single window of DNA contains:
- the LOC119657838 gene encoding short-chain-enoyl-CoA hydratase-like, translated as MIRSLSNIVRNLGNQQHFLMRQLSLGRALSAEKNEAKVAPVEEEKAEAPKEEKFVLVEKDGPITLIGINRPEHRNAVNDLTAEQLSKAFHDFENDDTSSVGVLYGVGGSFCSGYDINELSSDNVEANLLMKAEGTVGPTRDHLKKPVVCGINGYCVANGLELALMCDLRVMEESAILGFFNRRFGVPVIDGGTARLPAMIGLSRALDLILTGRQVKAKEAFEMGLVNRIVATGTSLGQAVQLAHSITKFPQAALNHDRRTIYAAVYDSQSFNNAIQNEIMYTSKEIMEEMKKGIELFKSGVGRGGTSRGIKEKSMADWEKEEIKIELELKEKAKEGDKKGADDSDSDKDVPAKESGQKKK; from the exons ATGATTCGAAGTTTAAGTAATATCGTTCGAAATCTCGGCAACCAACAGCACTTCCTTATGAGACAGCTTTCCTTGGGTCGTGCCCTATCAGCTGAAAAAAACG AAGCAAAGGTCGCGCCGGTTGAAGAGGAAAAAGCTGAAGCGCCGAAAGAGGAGAAATTCGTCCTTGTTGAGAAAGATGGACCCATCACCCTGATTGGAATCAACCGACCCGAACACAGGAATGCCGTGAACGACTTGACCGCGGAACAACTCTCCAAAGCCTTTCATGACTTCGAGAATGATGACACCTCCTCCGTTGGAGTTTTATACGGTGTCGGGGGGTCGTTTTGTTCTGGATATGATATCAACGAACTAAGCTCTGATAATGTGGAGGCCAATCTGTTGATGAAAGCCGAGGGAACAGTG GGTCCGACAAGAGATCATTTAAAAAAGCCCGTAGTGTGTGGAATTAATGGCTACTGTGTCGCGAATGGTCTAGAATTGGCTCTTATGTGTGATCTTCGCGTTATGGAGGAGAGTGCCATCTTAGGATTTTTCAACAGACGGTTTGGCGTTCCAGTTATTGATGGAGGAACTGCTCGCCTCCCCGCAATGATCGGACTATCGCGTGCCCTTGATCTCATTCTTACTGGACGTCAAGTAAAAGCCAAAGAAGCGTTTGAAATGGGATTAGTAAATCGAATTGTCGCAACTGGAACATCACTTGGACAAGCCGTCCAACTAGCCCATTCTATCACGAAATTCCCCCAAGCTGCTCTCAATCATGATCGGAGAACAATTTATGCAGCAGTGTATGATTCACAAAGTTTTAATAACGCCATTCAGAATGAAATTATGTACACTTCAAAGGAAATTatggaagaaatgaagaaagGCATTGAACTGTTCAAATCTG GTGTCGGAAGAGGTGGAACATCTCGAGGTATCAAGGAAAAATCAATGGCCGACTgggagaaagaagaaatcaaaattgaattggAACTCAAAGAAAAGGCCAAAGAAGGTGACAAGAAAGGAGCGGATGACTCTGATTCAGATAAAGACGTCCCCGCAAAAGAAAGTGGACAGAAgaaaaaatga